The Manihot esculenta cultivar AM560-2 chromosome 1, M.esculenta_v8, whole genome shotgun sequence genome has a window encoding:
- the LOC110630789 gene encoding WPP domain-interacting tail-anchored protein 1 isoform X1 translates to MMLYHLGLQSINIQASRLGELVEITMGTDAVTEVGVSLDDANSVDPGAESSKIDLVVEMSSNGETSSELVIADEIITRMELDLACASEKLVNLSVLMMYLESKESEFETTAALEGDISGDAAEVLEFDFLSRILDSEVTELDKFMATLQENIVEAHEMISSYKHLGQTFMAMKEKLLDSEKSLRQSHDQISEIRTQFAKFQRTLSCLNGQENWSGNEVSSFSEDNQFVDMNAKLKMQTAEQQRHILRMLEKSLAREMDLEKKLIESRQIEEELKHRMLSTEQAVFFLEEEAIDVCERWFTAENAAEVLMGISQELLSRLKIFQFNLNGSVKREAELRSNLDKSMEQLEAKENALQEFSSSSVKLSDRLKASLTEAEEKLILANREGSTLRQKVNLLEKQLEESEYQLSNENVNVSMDGREKQHSALCSEITTMENTIKDLKEELAKEVCRADSAEIKCKSLAETNLEINEEMSRLKDASEKVDSLEKQLIESDIRLQHAVASADASQEKENMLYATIRDMENLIEDLKLKMQKADSRADNAEDKCILLSDSNAELNEELSFLRGRLACLEISMSRAEERKMIAAKDISFRTKVMTELLMQLAIERERLHKQMTSLALENKTLVLKLRQTGKDPFVVSNHHNRGSGGKSEFPEHDEVTQISAFGSKLDKKQKNVCVVETEVADADSVLGAESVRRIDAGMLNYKHIIMAVFILLISAAVYLFLP, encoded by the exons ATGATGCTGTATCATTTAGGACTCCAAAG CATTAATATTCAGGCTTCAAGACTAGGTGAATTAGTAGAGATAACAATGGGTACTGATGCTGTCACTGAAGTTGGTGTTTCTCTTGATGATGCGAACTCTGTGGATCCAGGGGCCGAGTCGAGCAAAATTGACTTAGTTGTGGAAATGTCATCTAATGGAGAGACAAGCTCTGAATTAGTAATTGCAGATGAAATTATAACAAGAATGGAATTAGATTTGGCATGTGCTTCAGAGAAATTAGTTAATCTGAGTGTACTAATGATGTACTTGGAATCCAAGGAAAGTGAGTTTGAAACAACTGCTGCACTAGAAGGAGATATATCGGGAGATGCGGCGGAGGTTCTGGAATTTGATTTCTTGTCCAGGATTTTGGATTCTGAAGTGACAGAGCTGGACAAGTTCATGGCAACTTTGCAGGAGAATATTGTTGAGGCACATGAAATGATATCCTCATATAAGCATTTGGGACAAACTTTCATggcaatgaaagaaaagttgctTGATTCTGAAAAATCATTAAGGCAGTCACATGATCAGATCTCAGAAATTAGGACTCAATTTGCCAAGTTTCAGAGGACCTTGTCCTGTCTGAATGGACAAGAGAATT GGAGTGGTAATGAGGTGTCAAGCTTCTCAGAAGATAACCAATTTGTGGACATGAATGCAAAGCTCAAGATGCAAACTGCTGAACAGCAAAGGCATATTTTAAGGATGCTAGAGAAGTCTTTGGCAAGAGAAATGGATCTTGAAAAGAAACTGATTGAATCAAGACAAATTGAGGAAGAGCTAAAACATAGGATGCTCTCTACGGAACAAGCAGTATTCTTCTTGGAAGAAGAAGCAATAGATGTTTGTGAGAGGTGGTTCACAGCAGAAAATGCTGCAGAGGTTCTGATGGGAATTTCACAAGAACTACTAAGTCGGCTAAAgatttttcaattcaatttaaatggtTCAGTTAAACGAGAAGCTGAACTTAGATCAAACCTTGATAAATCCATGGAACAGTTGGAAGCCAAAGAAAATGCTTTACAAGAGTTCAGTAGCAGCAGTGTGAAACTCAGTGATCGTTTAAAAGCAAGCTTGACAGAAGCTGAAGAAAAATTGATTCTTGCAAATCGTGAGGGGTCCACTCTAAGACAAAAAGTGAATTTACTTGAGAAGCAGCTGGAGGAATCTGAGTATCAGCTGTCAAATGAAAATGTAAATGTCTCTATGGatggaagagagaagcagcataGTGCTTTATGTTCTGAGATCACAACAATGGAAAACACAATCAAGGATTTGAAAGAAGAACTAGCTAAAGAGGTATGTAGGGCAGATAGTGCAGAGATCAAGTGCAAGTCACTGGCAGAGACTAATTTGGAAATTAACGAAGAGATGAGCCGTCTTAAAGATGCCTCTGAGAAAGTGGATTCCTTAGAGAAGCAGTTGATAGAATCTGATATTAGGCTCCAGCATGCAGTGGCATCTGCTGATGCTAGTCAGGAGAAGGAAAATATGCTGTATGCTACAATTAGGGATATGGAAAATTTAATCGAGGATCTGAAGTTGAAAATGCAGAAAGCTGACAGTCGTGCAGACAATGCAGAGGATAAGTGCATTCTGTTGTCTGATTCTAATGCGGAACTGAATGAAGAACTTAGCTTTTTGAGGGGGAGGCTTGCATGCTTGGAGATATCTATGAGTCGAGCTGAGGAAAGAAAAATGATTGCAGCAAAGGATATTAGCTTTCGAACTAAAGTAATGACAGAGTTGCTGATGCAATTGGCAATAGAAAGAGAGCGCCTCCATAAGCAG ATGACCTCATTAGCACTTGAGAATAAAACTTTGGTGCTCAAGTTACGGCAAACAGGAAAAGATCCCTTTGTAGTTAGCAACCATCATAATAGAGGAAGTGGTGGAAAATCTGAGTTTCCTGAGCATGATGAGGTAACCCAAATCTCAGCATTTGGTTCCAAG TTGGACAAGAAACAGAAAAATGTGTGTGTCGTTGAAACTGAAGTGGCAGATGCTGATTCCGTATTGGGGGCTGAAAGCGTGAGGAGAATAGATGCAGGAATGCTCAACTATAAGCATATTATTATGGCAGTGTTCATCTTGTTGATTTCTGCAGCTGTTTATTTATTTCTGCCGTAG
- the LOC110630789 gene encoding WPP domain-interacting tail-anchored protein 1 isoform X2 — protein MGTDAVTEVGVSLDDANSVDPGAESSKIDLVVEMSSNGETSSELVIADEIITRMELDLACASEKLVNLSVLMMYLESKESEFETTAALEGDISGDAAEVLEFDFLSRILDSEVTELDKFMATLQENIVEAHEMISSYKHLGQTFMAMKEKLLDSEKSLRQSHDQISEIRTQFAKFQRTLSCLNGQENWSGNEVSSFSEDNQFVDMNAKLKMQTAEQQRHILRMLEKSLAREMDLEKKLIESRQIEEELKHRMLSTEQAVFFLEEEAIDVCERWFTAENAAEVLMGISQELLSRLKIFQFNLNGSVKREAELRSNLDKSMEQLEAKENALQEFSSSSVKLSDRLKASLTEAEEKLILANREGSTLRQKVNLLEKQLEESEYQLSNENVNVSMDGREKQHSALCSEITTMENTIKDLKEELAKEVCRADSAEIKCKSLAETNLEINEEMSRLKDASEKVDSLEKQLIESDIRLQHAVASADASQEKENMLYATIRDMENLIEDLKLKMQKADSRADNAEDKCILLSDSNAELNEELSFLRGRLACLEISMSRAEERKMIAAKDISFRTKVMTELLMQLAIERERLHKQMTSLALENKTLVLKLRQTGKDPFVVSNHHNRGSGGKSEFPEHDEVTQISAFGSKLDKKQKNVCVVETEVADADSVLGAESVRRIDAGMLNYKHIIMAVFILLISAAVYLFLP, from the exons ATGGGTACTGATGCTGTCACTGAAGTTGGTGTTTCTCTTGATGATGCGAACTCTGTGGATCCAGGGGCCGAGTCGAGCAAAATTGACTTAGTTGTGGAAATGTCATCTAATGGAGAGACAAGCTCTGAATTAGTAATTGCAGATGAAATTATAACAAGAATGGAATTAGATTTGGCATGTGCTTCAGAGAAATTAGTTAATCTGAGTGTACTAATGATGTACTTGGAATCCAAGGAAAGTGAGTTTGAAACAACTGCTGCACTAGAAGGAGATATATCGGGAGATGCGGCGGAGGTTCTGGAATTTGATTTCTTGTCCAGGATTTTGGATTCTGAAGTGACAGAGCTGGACAAGTTCATGGCAACTTTGCAGGAGAATATTGTTGAGGCACATGAAATGATATCCTCATATAAGCATTTGGGACAAACTTTCATggcaatgaaagaaaagttgctTGATTCTGAAAAATCATTAAGGCAGTCACATGATCAGATCTCAGAAATTAGGACTCAATTTGCCAAGTTTCAGAGGACCTTGTCCTGTCTGAATGGACAAGAGAATT GGAGTGGTAATGAGGTGTCAAGCTTCTCAGAAGATAACCAATTTGTGGACATGAATGCAAAGCTCAAGATGCAAACTGCTGAACAGCAAAGGCATATTTTAAGGATGCTAGAGAAGTCTTTGGCAAGAGAAATGGATCTTGAAAAGAAACTGATTGAATCAAGACAAATTGAGGAAGAGCTAAAACATAGGATGCTCTCTACGGAACAAGCAGTATTCTTCTTGGAAGAAGAAGCAATAGATGTTTGTGAGAGGTGGTTCACAGCAGAAAATGCTGCAGAGGTTCTGATGGGAATTTCACAAGAACTACTAAGTCGGCTAAAgatttttcaattcaatttaaatggtTCAGTTAAACGAGAAGCTGAACTTAGATCAAACCTTGATAAATCCATGGAACAGTTGGAAGCCAAAGAAAATGCTTTACAAGAGTTCAGTAGCAGCAGTGTGAAACTCAGTGATCGTTTAAAAGCAAGCTTGACAGAAGCTGAAGAAAAATTGATTCTTGCAAATCGTGAGGGGTCCACTCTAAGACAAAAAGTGAATTTACTTGAGAAGCAGCTGGAGGAATCTGAGTATCAGCTGTCAAATGAAAATGTAAATGTCTCTATGGatggaagagagaagcagcataGTGCTTTATGTTCTGAGATCACAACAATGGAAAACACAATCAAGGATTTGAAAGAAGAACTAGCTAAAGAGGTATGTAGGGCAGATAGTGCAGAGATCAAGTGCAAGTCACTGGCAGAGACTAATTTGGAAATTAACGAAGAGATGAGCCGTCTTAAAGATGCCTCTGAGAAAGTGGATTCCTTAGAGAAGCAGTTGATAGAATCTGATATTAGGCTCCAGCATGCAGTGGCATCTGCTGATGCTAGTCAGGAGAAGGAAAATATGCTGTATGCTACAATTAGGGATATGGAAAATTTAATCGAGGATCTGAAGTTGAAAATGCAGAAAGCTGACAGTCGTGCAGACAATGCAGAGGATAAGTGCATTCTGTTGTCTGATTCTAATGCGGAACTGAATGAAGAACTTAGCTTTTTGAGGGGGAGGCTTGCATGCTTGGAGATATCTATGAGTCGAGCTGAGGAAAGAAAAATGATTGCAGCAAAGGATATTAGCTTTCGAACTAAAGTAATGACAGAGTTGCTGATGCAATTGGCAATAGAAAGAGAGCGCCTCCATAAGCAG ATGACCTCATTAGCACTTGAGAATAAAACTTTGGTGCTCAAGTTACGGCAAACAGGAAAAGATCCCTTTGTAGTTAGCAACCATCATAATAGAGGAAGTGGTGGAAAATCTGAGTTTCCTGAGCATGATGAGGTAACCCAAATCTCAGCATTTGGTTCCAAG TTGGACAAGAAACAGAAAAATGTGTGTGTCGTTGAAACTGAAGTGGCAGATGCTGATTCCGTATTGGGGGCTGAAAGCGTGAGGAGAATAGATGCAGGAATGCTCAACTATAAGCATATTATTATGGCAGTGTTCATCTTGTTGATTTCTGCAGCTGTTTATTTATTTCTGCCGTAG
- the LOC110630820 gene encoding E3 ubiquitin-protein ligase CIP8: MSRLSSFALSHLDLDTNPSLNLVPESPEDDPLRTCARTYLVEPHQPVIHGDRGLDFGLDVVAQSIDDLDSWGLEDSNNFDALSSYMEELGSGFGVELGRDEARADGLRVTGIDSESDSCSDGELVDLDSFIDDHMALVNPNEEFEWEELDQAINQSENLIMAIDRVEELSLSSSSISAPVEDEERNIEWGLLMAINNHVNSVDDSFMFDADYDTLLEQLVDNEINWRGSPPAAKRVVENLPLADLGKEDFVVCAICKDEVVDGEMVNKLPCCHYYHGECIVPWLRIRNTCPVCRYELPTDDQDYETRNRRRWRLRGASGISTDSTDGFNFEMFA; the protein is encoded by the exons ATGTCTCGTCTTTCTAGCTTTGCTTTGTCGCACCTAGACCTAGACACCAACCCCAGTCTCAATCTTGTTCCGGAATCCCCAGAAGACGATCCCCTCCGGACCTG TGCACGCACCTATCTTGTCGAGCCACACCAACCAGTCATTCATGGTGATCGCGGGTTGGATTTCGGTTTAGATGTGGTAGCGCAGTCCATCGATGATTTGGATTCGTGGGGTCTTGAAGATAGTAACAATTTTGATGCTCTCTCGAGCTATATGGAGGAGTTAGGATCTGGATTTGGGGTTGAGTTGGGTAGGGATGAAGCTCGTGCTGATGGGCTTCGGGTTACCGGTATTGATTCGGAGTCGGATTCGTGTTCTGACGGTGAGCTTGTTGATTTGGATAGTTTTATTGATGATCACATGGCATTGGTGAATCCTAATGAGGAATTTGAATGGGAGGAACTGGATCAAGCAATCAACCAAAGTGAAAATCTGATTATGGCGATTGATAGAGTCGAGGAATTATCGCTGTCATCGTCCAGTATCTCAGCACCAGTAGAAGATGAGGAAAGGAATATTGAGTGGGGACTTTTAATGGCAATTAACAATCATGTCAATTCGGTTGACGATTCTTTTATGTTTGATGCTGACTATGATACCCTCTTGGAGCAGTTGGTGGATAATGAAATTAATTGGAGAGGAAGTCCACCCGCTGCAAAAAGAGTAGTGGAAAACCTTCCCTTGGCAGACTTGGGAAAAGAGGATTTTGTGGTTTGTGCTATTTGCAAGGATGAGGTTGTGGATGGGGAGATGGTAAATAAGCTGCCTTGTTGCCATTATTATCATGGAGAGTGTATTGTGCCTtggttgaggataaggaatacTTGTCCTGTTTGTCGATATGAGTTGCCCACTGATGATCAGGACTATGAGACCAGGAATAGGAGGAGGTGGAGACTGAGAGGTGCAAGTGGGATTTCCACAGATTCAACAGATGGGTTCAATTTTGAAATGTTTGCTTAG